In Salinigranum marinum, one DNA window encodes the following:
- a CDS encoding methyltransferase domain-containing protein, whose product MPTRDGPGPDHEELLLLWSARRTGVLDALTTTAGTADGVAAETELDRATAARFVRTLADYGYLRRVGEEYEPTNRALGFLATRDVRSIGATPRALDLLDSIADLGAEDGGSRDDAAGDADEPDVSSERLRHRLGAQVARPAGEVRAGVTAAVDAAPDAERVVDVYGGAGRYAAEFARRGHGATLVDSARVLDAVGPMLAGQDVETVVAERATAVPVDNADLAVLAGVVQRRSPESNRALLRSTHDALGPGGAVVVLEPLRGRSARARRVAVERLAVGRGDAYAAETVEGWLDEAGFVDRETRDVSGTDQGAVVGRRERGVD is encoded by the coding sequence ATGCCGACCCGAGACGGCCCCGGGCCCGACCACGAGGAGCTGTTGTTGCTGTGGAGCGCCCGCCGGACGGGCGTGCTCGACGCGCTCACGACGACGGCCGGGACGGCCGACGGCGTCGCCGCCGAGACCGAACTCGATCGCGCGACGGCCGCACGATTCGTGCGGACCCTGGCCGACTACGGCTACCTGCGGCGTGTCGGCGAGGAGTACGAGCCGACGAACCGCGCGCTGGGGTTTCTCGCGACGCGTGACGTCCGGTCGATCGGCGCGACCCCGCGGGCGCTCGATCTGCTCGATTCGATCGCCGACCTCGGGGCCGAGGACGGCGGATCGCGGGACGATGCGGCCGGAGACGCCGACGAGCCCGACGTGTCCAGCGAACGGCTCCGCCACCGGCTAGGTGCACAGGTCGCGCGCCCCGCCGGCGAGGTTCGGGCGGGTGTCACCGCCGCGGTCGACGCCGCGCCCGACGCCGAGCGGGTCGTCGACGTGTACGGGGGGGCGGGCCGGTACGCCGCCGAGTTCGCCCGTCGCGGCCACGGGGCGACGCTGGTCGACTCCGCGCGAGTCCTCGACGCCGTCGGCCCGATGCTCGCCGGCCAGGACGTCGAGACGGTCGTCGCCGAGCGCGCCACGGCCGTTCCGGTCGACAACGCGGACCTCGCGGTCCTCGCTGGCGTCGTCCAGCGTCGTTCACCCGAATCGAACCGCGCGCTCCTCCGGTCGACCCACGACGCGCTCGGCCCCGGCGGAGCCGTCGTGGTGCTCGAACCCCTCCGCGGCCGGTCGGCGAGGGCACGACGCGTCGCGGTCGAACGCCTCGCCGTCGGCCGAGGAGACGCCTACGCGGCGGAGACGGTCGAAGGCTGGCTCGACGAGGCAGGCTTCGTCGACCGGGAGACGCGCGACGTGTCGGGCACCGATCAGGGGGCGGTCGTCGGCCGCCGCGAGCGTGGCGTTGATTAG
- a CDS encoding DUF7382 domain-containing protein — protein MSDPDRPGPFRSTLGRELSRFRRDRRAIEGLPVRLVVALVVGVASISVMLNMLTGVEGLAVTELDVRPEPDVVAPGEQAIDLVVVDPDGDPVPGATVVVKSGGVSIDGVVTAETDDRGVASVTVTPSLLAHQQDGTLVVSVKPPAGSQYVDRRGNTEILVVRS, from the coding sequence ATGTCCGATCCAGACCGACCCGGACCGTTCCGTTCGACCCTCGGCCGCGAACTGTCGCGCTTTCGCCGTGACCGCCGCGCCATCGAGGGGCTGCCCGTCAGACTCGTCGTCGCGCTCGTCGTCGGGGTGGCGAGCATCAGCGTGATGTTGAACATGCTCACCGGTGTGGAGGGCCTCGCCGTTACGGAGCTCGACGTGCGTCCCGAACCCGACGTCGTCGCGCCCGGCGAGCAGGCGATCGATCTCGTCGTCGTCGACCCCGACGGCGATCCCGTCCCCGGCGCGACGGTCGTGGTGAAAAGCGGCGGCGTGTCGATCGACGGCGTCGTGACGGCCGAGACCGACGACCGCGGTGTAGCGTCGGTGACAGTAACGCCGTCACTCCTCGCTCACCAGCAGGACGGGACGCTCGTCGTGAGCGTGAAACCACCCGCGGGGAGCCAGTACGTCGACCGCCGCGGCAACACCGAGATCCTCGTCGTCCGCTCCTGA
- a CDS encoding fluoride efflux transporter FluC — protein sequence MTTAGVGLWPALLVGLGGTLGALARFGVDTRLGSRGVLVVNVLGSVVLGALVAAPLDGRVLLVFGTGFCGAFTTFSSFAVGVAERAVAGERWAAARYAALMLVAALGGVAVGGAAVQTVI from the coding sequence GTGACGACCGCCGGCGTGGGGCTGTGGCCGGCGCTGCTCGTCGGACTCGGCGGGACGCTCGGCGCGCTCGCCCGGTTCGGCGTCGACACCCGTCTCGGCAGTCGCGGCGTCCTCGTCGTGAACGTCCTCGGGAGCGTCGTGCTCGGGGCGCTGGTCGCCGCACCGCTCGACGGGCGCGTGTTGCTCGTCTTCGGAACCGGGTTCTGCGGCGCGTTCACGACGTTCTCGTCGTTCGCGGTCGGGGTGGCCGAACGGGCGGTGGCCGGCGAGCGGTGGGCCGCCGCCCGCTACGCGGCGCTGATGCTCGTCGCGGCGCTCGGCGGCGTCGCCGTGGGGGGAGCCGCGGTGCAGACAGTCATCTGA
- a CDS encoding DNA-directed RNA polymerase subunit H: protein MVNVSEHTLVPEHTILDEPAIEEVMTEYDVERVNLPKIRKSDPALPDDAEIGDVIEIIRDSRTTDEAVVYRLVIE, encoded by the coding sequence ATGGTCAACGTAAGCGAACACACACTGGTCCCAGAGCACACCATCCTCGACGAACCAGCGATCGAGGAAGTAATGACCGAGTACGACGTCGAGCGGGTGAACCTGCCCAAGATTCGCAAGTCGGATCCGGCGCTCCCCGACGACGCCGAGATCGGCGACGTCATCGAGATCATCCGCGACTCGCGAACGACCGACGAGGCGGTCGTCTACCGACTGGTGATCGAATGA
- a CDS encoding dehydratase, giving the protein MAAHVPEEGDVHVVERTFTACEVREFAALSRDTQAIHTERDPPMLHGLLTATLPTQIGGDLAVLAHTMEFDFLTPVYAGDTVRCEWTTERVDARPDRYDLVATADCRRTASELADAAETSVLRGRVEGIVWRDA; this is encoded by the coding sequence ATGGCCGCTCACGTCCCCGAGGAAGGCGACGTCCACGTCGTCGAGCGCACGTTCACCGCCTGCGAGGTCCGCGAGTTCGCCGCTCTCTCGCGGGACACGCAGGCGATCCACACCGAGCGCGACCCGCCGATGCTCCACGGGCTGTTGACCGCGACGCTCCCGACGCAGATCGGCGGCGACCTCGCGGTACTCGCCCACACGATGGAGTTCGACTTCCTCACGCCGGTCTACGCCGGCGACACGGTCCGGTGTGAGTGGACGACAGAACGGGTCGACGCGCGTCCCGACCGCTACGATCTGGTCGCCACGGCCGACTGCCGGCGGACCGCCAGCGAACTGGCGGACGCGGCCGAGACAAGCGTGCTTCGCGGTCGGGTCGAAGGGATCGTGTGGCGCGACGCGTGA
- a CDS encoding DUF7001 family protein: MVDTVVLYRAPTTAADAEEIGAWLRERLDPAVDVRVRERFLARAADGESRTDLAESFAAARVHSPFERDTGTAMLGVVRYEERVLADPDRGGGVLYDGRALQRALNARLSSSEAPLSTVHVALVDRAMATWGDHDGRWHKRVNVLGQPALVSVPGLYEAPARPEAYYREQGAHAMLSGDAPPREVLESVVDGDFLIDDDPRTTEALKGYVLQAVHYVETGEAFCDTDACRLADSHRQPGVVEAQLREPAFCERHAARYG, encoded by the coding sequence ATGGTCGACACCGTCGTCCTCTACCGCGCGCCCACGACCGCCGCGGACGCCGAGGAGATCGGCGCATGGCTCCGCGAGCGGCTCGATCCGGCGGTCGACGTGCGGGTCCGCGAACGCTTCCTCGCGCGCGCCGCCGACGGCGAGAGCCGCACCGACCTGGCCGAGTCGTTCGCCGCGGCCCGCGTCCACTCGCCGTTCGAGCGCGACACCGGGACGGCGATGCTCGGCGTCGTCCGCTACGAGGAGCGTGTGCTCGCCGATCCGGACCGCGGCGGCGGCGTCCTGTACGACGGCCGCGCACTCCAGCGCGCGCTGAACGCCCGGCTTTCCTCGAGCGAAGCGCCGCTGTCGACCGTACACGTCGCCCTCGTCGACCGGGCCATGGCAACGTGGGGCGATCACGACGGCCGCTGGCACAAGCGCGTGAACGTCCTCGGACAGCCCGCGCTGGTGTCGGTGCCGGGGCTGTACGAGGCACCCGCCAGGCCCGAGGCGTACTACCGGGAGCAGGGAGCCCACGCGATGCTGTCGGGCGACGCGCCGCCCCGTGAGGTGCTCGAATCCGTCGTCGACGGCGACTTTCTGATCGACGACGACCCCCGAACGACCGAGGCGCTGAAAGGGTACGTCCTCCAGGCGGTCCACTACGTCGAGACGGGCGAGGCGTTCTGTGACACCGACGCGTGCCGCCTCGCCGACTCCCACAGACAGCCCGGCGTCGTCGAGGCGCAGCTTCGAGAGCCGGCGTTCTGCGAGCGCCACGCCGCCCGGTACGGGTAG
- a CDS encoding protein-L-isoaspartate(D-aspartate) O-methyltransferase — MGHTPEDLDAARDRLVDQLVERGHVERGATARALRAVPRHEFVPGGSRRRAYEDRPLSIGNGQTISAPHMVAIMTDLLALERGDRVLEIGTGCGYHAAVVSEIVGPGNVYSVEYDAELARESRTRLARLGYDVHVRHGDGFAGWPEHAPYDRAYLTCAPASVPEAVVRQVGSGGRVVAPEGKHVQTLVVLTPTETDIERETHGRVRFVPMRGEADATNG, encoded by the coding sequence ATGGGGCACACCCCCGAGGACCTCGACGCCGCCCGCGATCGGCTCGTCGACCAGCTCGTCGAACGGGGCCACGTCGAGCGCGGGGCGACGGCGCGGGCGCTCCGGGCGGTCCCGCGACACGAGTTCGTCCCGGGAGGGAGCCGGCGACGGGCGTACGAGGATCGGCCGCTCTCGATCGGCAACGGCCAGACGATCAGCGCGCCGCACATGGTCGCGATCATGACCGACCTGCTCGCACTCGAACGGGGCGACCGCGTGCTGGAGATCGGGACGGGCTGTGGCTATCACGCCGCCGTCGTGAGCGAGATCGTCGGGCCGGGGAACGTCTACAGCGTCGAGTACGACGCCGAACTCGCCCGCGAGAGCCGGACCCGGCTGGCGCGGCTCGGCTACGACGTCCACGTCCGCCACGGCGACGGCTTCGCGGGCTGGCCCGAGCACGCGCCGTACGACCGAGCGTACCTCACCTGCGCGCCCGCGAGCGTGCCCGAAGCGGTCGTCCGCCAGGTCGGATCGGGCGGCCGCGTCGTCGCCCCCGAGGGGAAGCACGTTCAGACGCTCGTCGTGTTGACGCCGACGGAGACGGACATCGAGCGGGAGACGCACGGTCGGGTTCGGTTCGTGCCGATGCGCGGCGAAGCCGACGCGACGAACGGGTAG
- a CDS encoding PAS domain-containing sensor histidine kinase encodes MKRADPGAVAGAPSADCVVVTPDEAGDESSVVADLRRVGYRGPVVLFGSGTHETLASRVDELGATTYVRRDVTNGHEPWFRLAETVERVTTTASKRRETQLTLLHELARELMRVEEYGAVAATVVESIEDTLGADAAVVESTADGDGATVLAATTGFETELLDEPAIAAAVAAGTEEWTPAGGPEIERSGVLAVVPIGERGSLLVGGRGGVAVEFELVRALGATAEVAFDRAEREARIREERDRIASLFENTSDAIVDVENVDGEPIVRAVNTTFERVFGFTSDEVVGSNLDEFIGPEQDDTSAAYRLYGLAGGPFEREVRRSTADDVRDFLLRSVPFDREGTDRGYAIYTDITERKRIERTLGRLHETTRDLIRAESRMEIAEITVRAANDILGYPVTAVRLYEPKSETLRLAAVSEETESVLGERPTDGPEVDMAWEAFRVGQSKVVDDLSAHGVTDVGIDRAMYLPLGDGGLLTLGSTEAEGFDESDRRLAQILAANVEVALSRAARVAVLRDREDELARQNERLEAFASVVSHDLRNPLSVARGYLGLARDACPANGDDEDPAPHFERVERAHERMNRLITDLLALARQGQTVGTTQELSLEEAADRAWTAVETGTATLDVVDDRRIDADGERLGTLFENLFRNAVEHGSASSRPEAGDSVEDGSTDPADGDGTGAVAHVRVGPLDDGFFVEDDGPGIPESEREKVFERGYSTGDSGTGFGLSIVRGIAEAHGWALDVTASDSGGARFEVRGVDTAARERIE; translated from the coding sequence GTGAAACGGGCCGATCCGGGCGCGGTGGCGGGCGCGCCGAGCGCCGACTGCGTCGTCGTGACCCCGGACGAGGCCGGTGACGAGTCGTCCGTCGTCGCCGACCTGCGGCGAGTGGGCTATCGAGGCCCCGTCGTGCTGTTCGGCTCCGGAACTCACGAGACGCTCGCGTCACGGGTCGACGAACTGGGCGCGACGACGTACGTCCGCCGGGACGTGACGAACGGCCACGAACCGTGGTTCCGGTTGGCCGAGACGGTCGAGCGGGTCACGACGACGGCGTCGAAACGACGCGAGACACAGCTCACGCTGTTGCACGAGCTGGCGCGTGAACTGATGCGTGTCGAGGAGTACGGGGCCGTCGCGGCCACGGTCGTCGAGTCGATCGAGGACACCCTGGGCGCCGACGCCGCCGTCGTCGAGTCCACCGCGGACGGCGACGGAGCGACCGTCCTCGCCGCGACGACGGGGTTCGAGACGGAGCTCCTCGACGAGCCAGCGATCGCGGCCGCCGTCGCGGCGGGGACGGAGGAGTGGACACCCGCGGGCGGTCCGGAGATCGAGCGCTCCGGCGTCCTGGCGGTCGTTCCCATCGGCGAGCGGGGGAGCCTCCTCGTGGGCGGCCGTGGCGGCGTGGCCGTGGAGTTCGAGCTGGTGCGAGCGCTCGGCGCGACCGCCGAGGTCGCGTTCGACCGAGCGGAGCGAGAAGCGCGGATCCGCGAGGAGCGCGACCGGATCGCCTCGCTGTTTGAGAACACCAGCGACGCGATCGTCGACGTCGAGAACGTCGACGGCGAACCGATCGTTCGCGCCGTGAACACGACGTTCGAGCGCGTCTTCGGCTTCACGAGCGACGAGGTCGTCGGCTCGAACCTCGACGAGTTCATCGGTCCCGAGCAGGACGATACGTCGGCGGCGTACCGGCTGTACGGGCTCGCTGGTGGGCCGTTCGAGCGTGAGGTCCGGCGATCGACGGCCGACGACGTCCGCGATTTCCTGCTCCGATCGGTGCCGTTCGACCGCGAGGGGACCGATCGTGGGTACGCCATCTACACGGACATCACGGAACGGAAACGGATCGAGCGGACGCTCGGACGACTCCACGAGACGACGCGGGACCTCATCCGGGCGGAGTCCCGGATGGAGATCGCCGAGATCACCGTCCGGGCCGCGAACGACATCCTCGGCTACCCGGTCACGGCGGTCCGACTCTACGAGCCGAAAAGCGAGACGCTCCGGCTCGCGGCCGTGTCCGAGGAGACGGAGTCGGTGCTCGGCGAACGGCCGACCGACGGGCCCGAGGTCGACATGGCGTGGGAGGCGTTCCGGGTCGGACAGTCGAAGGTCGTCGACGACCTCTCCGCCCACGGGGTCACCGACGTCGGGATCGACCGTGCGATGTATCTCCCGCTCGGCGACGGGGGACTGCTGACGCTCGGGTCGACGGAGGCCGAGGGGTTCGACGAATCCGATCGGCGGCTGGCGCAGATCCTTGCCGCGAACGTCGAGGTCGCCCTCTCGCGGGCGGCGCGCGTCGCCGTCCTCCGCGACCGCGAGGACGAACTGGCCCGGCAGAACGAACGGCTCGAGGCGTTCGCCTCCGTCGTGAGTCACGACCTCCGGAACCCGCTATCCGTGGCGCGCGGCTATCTCGGTCTCGCGCGCGACGCGTGCCCGGCCAACGGGGATGACGAGGATCCGGCCCCGCACTTCGAGCGCGTCGAACGCGCCCACGAGCGGATGAACCGCCTCATCACCGATCTGCTCGCGCTGGCTCGGCAGGGCCAGACGGTCGGGACGACGCAGGAACTGTCGCTCGAGGAGGCCGCAGACCGAGCCTGGACCGCCGTCGAAACCGGGACGGCCACGCTCGACGTCGTCGACGACCGGCGGATCGACGCCGACGGCGAGCGACTCGGCACGCTCTTCGAGAACCTCTTTCGGAACGCGGTTGAACATGGCTCAGCGAGCAGTCGGCCGGAGGCCGGCGACAGCGTGGAAGACGGCTCGACGGACCCGGCGGACGGCGACGGGACCGGCGCGGTGGCCCACGTCCGGGTCGGTCCGCTAGACGACGGCTTCTTCGTCGAGGACGACGGACCCGGCATCCCCGAGAGCGAGCGGGAGAAGGTGTTCGAGCGGGGGTACTCGACGGGCGATAGCGGAACGGGCTTCGGTCTCTCGATCGTCCGCGGCATCGCCGAGGCGCACGGCTGGGCGCTCGACGTGACGGCGAGCGACTCGGGCGGGGCCCGGTTCGAGGTTCGCGGCGTCGACACCGCGGCCCGCGAGCGGATCGAGTAG
- a CDS encoding protein-L-isoaspartate O-methyltransferase yields MDIAVVRDDMVDGLEQALDLDADVAHAMRTVPRHEFVDDRPYDNRSSEHEGTRVLAPKLAARLLGALAVDGDEEVLVVGAGVGYTAAVLAELVGSQRVHAVDIVRSVVYDARRNLAHAGYDGVLVDCRDGADGLPEYAPYDRVLVEAGAVRPPRRLLGQLAPDGRLVMPLGGGGTSQRLVAVADDGADGEVVAEFGPVAFRPLLIDGEQRRSPRNRTEREDAEFARQGYFAPTGWEQEWIDWDEHL; encoded by the coding sequence ATGGACATCGCGGTGGTGCGTGACGACATGGTCGACGGCCTCGAACAGGCCCTCGACCTCGACGCCGACGTCGCCCACGCCATGCGGACCGTCCCGCGCCACGAGTTCGTCGACGACCGCCCGTACGACAACCGCTCGTCGGAGCACGAGGGGACGCGCGTGCTCGCGCCGAAGCTCGCCGCGCGCCTGCTCGGCGCGCTCGCGGTCGACGGCGACGAGGAGGTGCTCGTGGTCGGCGCGGGCGTGGGGTACACGGCCGCCGTGCTGGCCGAACTCGTCGGCTCCCAGCGCGTCCACGCGGTCGACATCGTCCGGTCGGTCGTGTACGACGCGCGCCGCAACCTCGCACACGCCGGCTACGACGGCGTCCTCGTCGACTGTCGGGACGGCGCGGACGGCCTCCCCGAGTACGCACCCTACGACCGGGTGCTCGTCGAGGCCGGCGCGGTCCGCCCGCCGCGGCGGCTCCTCGGCCAACTCGCGCCCGACGGACGGCTCGTCATGCCACTCGGCGGCGGCGGCACCTCACAGCGGCTCGTCGCCGTCGCGGACGACGGGGCCGACGGCGAGGTCGTCGCGGAGTTCGGCCCCGTCGCCTTCCGCCCGCTCCTGATCGACGGGGAACAGCGCCGGTCGCCGCGCAACCGGACCGAGCGCGAGGACGCCGAGTTCGCCCGGCAGGGCTACTTCGCGCCCACCGGCTGGGAGCAGGAGTGGATCGACTGGGATGAACATCTCTGA
- a CDS encoding fluoride efflux transporter FluC — MKRLDPVYVASGGFAGALLRWAVGVAVPGVPGTLVVNVLGSFALGALVTLVTDHRTRVLVGTGLLSSFTTYSTFAVETATLAPAAGLVNVGANYALGIAAAFIGIAWGTRR, encoded by the coding sequence ATGAAACGACTCGACCCGGTGTACGTGGCAAGCGGCGGCTTCGCCGGCGCTCTCCTCCGCTGGGCCGTCGGCGTGGCCGTCCCGGGCGTGCCGGGGACGCTCGTCGTGAACGTCCTCGGGAGCTTCGCGCTCGGAGCACTCGTCACGCTCGTCACCGACCACCGTACCCGGGTCCTCGTCGGGACGGGGCTGCTCTCGTCGTTCACGACGTACAGCACGTTCGCGGTCGAGACGGCGACGCTCGCTCCGGCGGCCGGCCTGGTGAACGTCGGCGCGAACTACGCGCTGGGGATCGCGGCGGCGTTCATCGGCATCGCGTGGGGGACGCGTCGGTGA